In the Malania oleifera isolate guangnan ecotype guangnan chromosome 1, ASM2987363v1, whole genome shotgun sequence genome, one interval contains:
- the LOC131156217 gene encoding uncharacterized protein LOC131156217 produces the protein MRTEKQEREKEKKGNMPTVWFSLKRSLHCKSEPSDVHDPKARSQLSSILTKKGGRSGCSRSIANLKDVIHGSKRHLEKPPSCSPRSIGSSEFLNPITHEVILNNSTCELKISGFGGFQEGIGGGGGGGGGGGGGGGGVGVGVGGGSTFVGTLRPGTPGPGGQYPTMQYFNPSFRGSSPPPKKSPYLTSEREGSGFGGSAVFGGGGNNSRVSLETDYNGSSTVACHKCGEQFGKWEAAEAHHLSKHAVTELLEGDSSRKIVEIICRTSWLKSESHCGRIERVLKVHNMQKTLARFEEYREMVKIKASKLPKKHPRCLADGNELLRFYGTTMACALGANGSSCLCISENCCVCRIIRNGFSAKKELKGGIGVFTTSTSGRAFESIETYEDPSPRKALIVCRVIAGRVHRPLENIQEMVGQSGFDSLAGKVGLYSNIEELYLLNPRALLPCFVVVCKP, from the exons ATGAGGACAGAAAAGCAggagagagaaaaggagaaaaaggGCAACATGCCAACAGTTTGGTTTTCCTTGAAGAGGTCTCTGCACTGCAAATCAGAGCCCTCAGATGTTCATGACCCAAAGGCCAGGAGCCAGCTGAGCTCAATCTTGACCAAGAAAGGAGGGAGGTCGGGCTGTTCAAGGTCCATAGCAAATCTCAAAGACGTCATCCATGGAAGTAAGAGACACTTGGAGAAGCCCCCAAGTTGCAGCCCAAGATCTATTGGGAGCAGTGAATTCCTCAACCCAATTACCCATGAAGTAATCCTCAACAATTCGACGTGCGAACTCAAAATCAGTGGCTTCGGCGGTTTCCAAGAGGGGATTGGTGGCGGCGGAGGAGGAGggggcggcggcggcggcggcggcggcggcgttGGCGTTGGCGTTGGTGGTGGCTCTACCTTTGTGGGTACCCTTCGGCCGGGTACCCCTGGCCCTGGAGGGCAGTACCCCACAATGCAATATTTCAACCCTTCGTTCAGGGGCTCATCACCTCCTCCGAAGAAGTCTCCTTATCTTACATCAGAAAGGGAAGGTTCTGGATTTGGAGGTTCTGCAGTTTTTGGTGGAGGGGGTAACAACAGTAGGGTTTCTCTTGAAACGGATTATAATGGGTCTTCTACTGTTGCATGTCACAAGTGTGGAGAGCAGTTTGGGAAGTGGGAAGCTGCTGAAGCACATCATCTCTCTAAGCATGCTG TTACAGAACTTTTGGAGGGTGACTCATCTAGGAAGATTGTTGAAATTATATGCCGGACAAGCTGGTTGAAGTCTGAGAGCCATTGTGGCAGGATTGAGAGGGTGCTGAAAGTGCACAACATGCAGAAGACTCTTGCTCGATTCGAAGAGTACAGGGAAATGGTGAAGATCAAGGCCAGCAAACTCCCCAAGAAACACCCACGCTGTCTTGCAGATGGGAACGAACTGCTAAGATTCTACGGCACAACAATGGCATGTGCTCTTGGTGCAAATGGTTCCTCTTGTCTCTGCATATCAGAAAACTGTTGTGTTTGTAGAATTATAAGAAATGGCTTCTCAGCCAAGAAGGAACTCAAAGGTGGAATTGGTGTTTTTACTACTTCCACGAGTGGAAGGGCTTTTGAATCTATTGAAACATATGAAGATCCATCTCCAAGGAAAGCTTTAATAGTCTGCAGAGTAATTGCTGGAAGGGTTCATAGACCCCTGGAGAATATACAAGAGATGGTGGGTCAATCTGGGTTCGACTCGTTGGCTGGGAAAGTGGGTCTCTATTCAAATATTGAGGAGCTCTATTTGCTCAATCCCAGAGCTCTTCTTCCTTGCTTTGTGGTTGTGTGCAAGCCATGA